A genomic region of Scomber japonicus isolate fScoJap1 chromosome 5, fScoJap1.pri, whole genome shotgun sequence contains the following coding sequences:
- the LOC128358507 gene encoding AP-3 complex subunit beta-2 isoform X1 — MSDRSAFNDEKGGSSSVGEPEYGHDPASGGIFSSDYKRHDDLKEMLDSNKDSLKLEAMKRIVAMIARGKNASDLFPAVVKNVACKNIEVKKLVYVYLVRYAEEQQDLALLSISTFQRGLKDPNQLIRASALRVLSSIRVTIIVPIMMLAIKEAASDMSPYVRKTAAHAIPKLYSLDPEQKDQLIEVIEKLLADKTTLVAGSVVMAFEEVCPERIDLIHKNYRKLCNLLIDVEEWGQVVIINMLTRYARTQFLNPNMNESLLEEGSGGDKTFYGSDEDEDEDDEDKEKKAEAAVMAKRKPYVMDPDHRLLLRNTKPLLQSRNAAVVMAVAQLYFHLAPKAEVGVIAKALVRLLRSHSEVQYVVLQNVATMTIKRRGMFEPYLKSFYIRSTDPTQIKVLKLEVLTNLANETNISTILREFQTYIKSMDKDFVAATIQAIGRCATNIGEVRDTCLNGLVQLLSNRDELVVAESVVVIKKLLQMQPEKHSDIIKHMAKLTDNIQVPMARASILWLIGEYCEHVPKIAPDVLRKMAKSFTNEEDIVKLQIINLAAKLYLTNSKQTKLLTQYVLNLAKYDQNYDIRDRARFIRQLIVPTEKSGALSKYAKKLFLALKPAPILESPFKDRDHFQLGSLSHLLNAKAGGYQELPDWPEAAPDPSVRNVEVKESVFALLERVTTLTSVPEWTKCSSREKRKEKKVEKPFYSDSEGESGPTESADSESDSASESESGSGSEQSGSGSESEESEEGSESEEEEEEEEEEKEKKKKKKEFKKPVHESESEQSSEEEERKHERKSKQRKSDSESESDEEDESESESSQSESEESESEAEVKKKKKAAESKPPPKPVKKESKKEKKEMSLLDLDDFEPAPSPQVTPVNSFLSNSLVTDLEGLSLSDAVLSPAAITPSSALKSYELLHRITGEGLSVEYCFSRQPFNSDANMVAVQMQFTNNATSDTKNLHMEDVKLQSGMRVKEFPEIELLPAGETATAVMGIDFCDSTQAANFQLCTHTRKFFVSIQPPVGELMKPVFLTENEFKKEQGQLMGMNEITEKLTLDVKCRNEHTIVQKVTTAANLSRVPCGSDKECRFAGRTATSGSLVLVTVGTKEEGAAQLTVNCEKMVIGTMLVKEILLALTQ; from the exons ACATGACGACTTAAAGGAGATGTTGGACAGCAACAAAGACTCCCTGAAGCTGGAGGCAATGAAGCGGATCGTTGCT ATGATCGCCCGAGGTAAAAATGCATCAGACCTCTTCCCGGCTGTGGTGAAAAATGTGGCCTGTAAGAATATTGAG GTGAAGAAGCTCGTCTATGTGTACTTGGTGCGTTATGCCGAGGAGCAGCAAGATCTCGCTCTGCTCTCCATTTCCACATTTCAGCGAGGCTTGAAG GATCCAAACCAGCTGATCAGAGCCAGCGCCCTGCGAGTCCTCTCCAGCATCCGAGTCACCATCATCGTCCCCATAATGATGTTGGCCATCAAAGAAGCTGCTTCAGATATGTCTCCGTACGTCAGGAAGACAGCCGCTCATGCCATCCCCAAACTCTACAG TTTGGATCCAGAACAGAAGGACCAGCTGATTGAAGTCATAGAGAAACTCCTCGCTGACAAAACCacg TTGGTTGCGGGAAGCGTCGTTATGGCTTTTGAGGAGGTGTGTCCGGAGCGAATCGACCTGATCCACAAGAACTACAGGAAGCTGTGTAACCTTCTGATCGACGTGGAGGAGTGGGGGCAGGTCGTCATCATCAACATGCTGACCCGCTACGCCAGGACCCAGTTCCTCAACCCAAATATGAAT GAGTCTCTGCTGGAGGAGGGAAGCGGTGGGGATAAGACCTTTTACGGctcagatgaagatgaggaCGAGGATGATGAGGACAAGGAGAAGAAGGCCGAGGCTGCAGTAATGGCCAAGAGGAAGCCGTACGTGATGGATCCGGACCACCGGCTGCTGCTGAGGAACACTAAACCACTTCTGCAGAGTCGCAACGCAGCT GTGGTGATGGCTGTGGCTCAACTGTACTTCCATCTCGCTCCTAAAGCGGAGGTTGGGGTGATCGCCAAGGCTCTGGTCCGTCTCTTGAGGAGCCACAG TGAAGTCCAGTATGTCGTTCTTCAGAACGTGGCGACAATGACGATCAAGAGACGG GGGATGTTTGAACCGTACCTGAAGAGTTTCTACATCCGCTCCACAGACCCAACCCAGATCAAAGTCCTTAAG CTTGAGGTTCTCACTAATCTGGCAAATGAGACAAACATTTCCACCATTCTCAGAGAGTTTCAG ACATACATCAAAAGTATGGATAAAGACTTTGTGGCTGCCACAATTCAAGCCATCGGCCGCTGCGCTACCAATATCGGTGAGGTGAGGGACACGTGTCTGAACGGCCTGGTGCAGCTGCTGTCCAACAGAGACG AGTTGGTGGTAGCCGAGTCGGTGGTGGTTATCAAGAAGCTGCTGCAGATGCAGCCGGAgaaacacagtgacatcatcaagcACATGGCGAAACTAACGGACAACATCCAG GTGCCGATGGCGCGGGCCAGTATCCTGTGGCTGATTGGAGAATATTGTGAGCACGTACCTAAGATCGCCCCGGATGTCCTGAGAAAGATGGCCAAGTCGTTTACTAACGAGGAGGACATCGTCAAGCTTCAGATCATCAACTTGGCTGCAAAGCTCTATCTAACCAACTCCAAACAG ACCAAACTGTTGACGCAGTACGTTCTGAACTTGGCCAAGTATGACCAGAACTACGACATCCGTGATCGGGCACGCTTCATTCGTCAGCTCATTGTGCCCACCGAGAAGAGTGGAGCCCTTAGCAAGTACGCTAAGAAACTGTTTCTCGCCCTCAAGCCAGCACCTATCCTCGAGTCTCCATTTAAAG ATCGAGACCACTTCCAGTTGGGTTCATTGTCCCACCTGCTGAATGCCAAGGCTGGGGGCTACCAGGAGTTGCCTGACTGGCCTGAAGCCGCCCCAGACCCCTCCGTGCGCAACGTGGAGGTGAAGGAGTCT GTTTTTGCGCTGCTCGAAAGAGTCACAACATTAACGAGT GTGCCTGAATGGACCAAATgtagcagcagagagaagaggaaggagaagaaagtgGAGAAGCCGTTTTACTCGGACTCAGAGGGAGAGTCTGGGCCGACCGAGTCCGCAGATAGTG AGTCGGATTCTGCCAGCGAGTCAGAAAGCGGCAGCGGCAGCGAACAGAGCGGGTCGGGATCAGAGAGCGAAGAGAGCGAGGAAGGCTCCGagtctgaggaagaggaggaggaagaggaagaggagaaggagaagaagaagaaaaagaaagaatttaAGAAGCCGGTGCACGAAAGCGAAAG CGAGCAGAGcagtgaagaggaagagaggaagcacGAGAGGAAGAGCAAACAGCGTAAGAGTGACTCAGAGTCCGAATCTGACGAAGAGGATGAAAGCGAGTCTGAGAGCAGCCAATCGGAGTCCGAAGAATCCGAGTCTGAGGCCGaggtcaaaaagaaaaaaaag GCGGCTGAATCCAAACCTCCTCCTAAACCTGTCAAaaaagagagcaagaaagagaagaaagaaatgtcTCTACTCGACCTTGATGATT TCGAACCTGCTCCGTCTCCTCAAGTGACGCCCGTCAACTCGTTCCTGTCAAACAGCCTGGTGACCGACCTGGAGGGATTATCTCTGTCTGACGCTGTTCTCTCCCCGGCA GCCATCACTCCCTCCAGTGCGTTGAAGAGCTACGAGCTCCTGCACCGCATCACAGGCGAGGGTCTGTCGGTGGAGTACTGCTTCAGTCGGCAGCCGTTTAACTCGGATGCTAACATGGTGGCGGTGCAGATGCAGTTCACCAACAACGCCACCTCCGACACCAAGAACCTGCACATGGAGGATGTGAAGCTGCAGTCTGGGATGAGGGTCAAAGAGTTCCCAGAGATCG agctgctgccaGCGGGCGAGACGGCCACAGCTGTGATGGGCATCGATTTCTGTGACTCGACACAAGCGGCAAACTTCCAGCTGTG CACTCACACCAGGAAATTCTTTGTGTCGATCCAGCCGCCCGTCGGAGAGCTGATGAAGCCGGTGTTTTTGACAGAGAATGAGTTTAAGAAGGAGCAAG GTCAGCTGATGGGTATGAATGAGATCACGGAGAAGCTGACCCTCGACGTGAAGTGCCGGAACGAACACACTATCGTCCAGAAGGTGACCACGGCCGCCAACCTCAGCAGAGTCCCCTGTGGCTCGGATAAAGAGTGCAG
- the LOC128358507 gene encoding AP-3 complex subunit beta-2 isoform X2, with protein sequence MSDRSAFNDEKGGSSSVGEPEYGHDPASGGIFSSDYKRHDDLKEMLDSNKDSLKLEAMKRIVAMIARGKNASDLFPAVVKNVACKNIEVKKLVYVYLVRYAEEQQDLALLSISTFQRGLKDPNQLIRASALRVLSSIRVTIIVPIMMLAIKEAASDMSPYVRKTAAHAIPKLYSLDPEQKDQLIEVIEKLLADKTTLVAGSVVMAFEEVCPERIDLIHKNYRKLCNLLIDVEEWGQVVIINMLTRYARTQFLNPNMNESLLEEGSGGDKTFYGSDEDEDEDDEDKEKKAEAAVMAKRKPYVMDPDHRLLLRNTKPLLQSRNAAVVMAVAQLYFHLAPKAEVGVIAKALVRLLRSHSEVQYVVLQNVATMTIKRRGMFEPYLKSFYIRSTDPTQIKVLKLEVLTNLANETNISTILREFQTYIKSMDKDFVAATIQAIGRCATNIGEVRDTCLNGLVQLLSNRDELVVAESVVVIKKLLQMQPEKHSDIIKHMAKLTDNIQVPMARASILWLIGEYCEHVPKIAPDVLRKMAKSFTNEEDIVKLQIINLAAKLYLTNSKQTKLLTQYVLNLAKYDQNYDIRDRARFIRQLIVPTEKSGALSKYAKKLFLALKPAPILESPFKDRDHFQLGSLSHLLNAKAGGYQELPDWPEAAPDPSVRNVEVPEWTKCSSREKRKEKKVEKPFYSDSEGESGPTESADSESDSASESESGSGSEQSGSGSESEESEEGSESEEEEEEEEEEKEKKKKKKEFKKPVHESESDSESESDEEDESESESSQSESEESESEAEAAESKPPPKPVKKESKKEKKEMSLLDLDDFEPAPSPQVTPVNSFLSNSLVTDLEGLSLSDAVLSPAAITPSSALKSYELLHRITGEGLSVEYCFSRQPFNSDANMVAVQMQFTNNATSDTKNLHMEDVKLQSGMRVKEFPEIELLPAGETATAVMGIDFCDSTQAANFQLCTHTRKFFVSIQPPVGELMKPVFLTENEFKKEQGQLMGMNEITEKLTLDVKCRNEHTIVQKVTTAANLSRVPCGSDKECRFAGRTATSGSLVLVTVGTKEEGAAQLTVNCEKMVIGTMLVKEILLALTQ encoded by the exons ACATGACGACTTAAAGGAGATGTTGGACAGCAACAAAGACTCCCTGAAGCTGGAGGCAATGAAGCGGATCGTTGCT ATGATCGCCCGAGGTAAAAATGCATCAGACCTCTTCCCGGCTGTGGTGAAAAATGTGGCCTGTAAGAATATTGAG GTGAAGAAGCTCGTCTATGTGTACTTGGTGCGTTATGCCGAGGAGCAGCAAGATCTCGCTCTGCTCTCCATTTCCACATTTCAGCGAGGCTTGAAG GATCCAAACCAGCTGATCAGAGCCAGCGCCCTGCGAGTCCTCTCCAGCATCCGAGTCACCATCATCGTCCCCATAATGATGTTGGCCATCAAAGAAGCTGCTTCAGATATGTCTCCGTACGTCAGGAAGACAGCCGCTCATGCCATCCCCAAACTCTACAG TTTGGATCCAGAACAGAAGGACCAGCTGATTGAAGTCATAGAGAAACTCCTCGCTGACAAAACCacg TTGGTTGCGGGAAGCGTCGTTATGGCTTTTGAGGAGGTGTGTCCGGAGCGAATCGACCTGATCCACAAGAACTACAGGAAGCTGTGTAACCTTCTGATCGACGTGGAGGAGTGGGGGCAGGTCGTCATCATCAACATGCTGACCCGCTACGCCAGGACCCAGTTCCTCAACCCAAATATGAAT GAGTCTCTGCTGGAGGAGGGAAGCGGTGGGGATAAGACCTTTTACGGctcagatgaagatgaggaCGAGGATGATGAGGACAAGGAGAAGAAGGCCGAGGCTGCAGTAATGGCCAAGAGGAAGCCGTACGTGATGGATCCGGACCACCGGCTGCTGCTGAGGAACACTAAACCACTTCTGCAGAGTCGCAACGCAGCT GTGGTGATGGCTGTGGCTCAACTGTACTTCCATCTCGCTCCTAAAGCGGAGGTTGGGGTGATCGCCAAGGCTCTGGTCCGTCTCTTGAGGAGCCACAG TGAAGTCCAGTATGTCGTTCTTCAGAACGTGGCGACAATGACGATCAAGAGACGG GGGATGTTTGAACCGTACCTGAAGAGTTTCTACATCCGCTCCACAGACCCAACCCAGATCAAAGTCCTTAAG CTTGAGGTTCTCACTAATCTGGCAAATGAGACAAACATTTCCACCATTCTCAGAGAGTTTCAG ACATACATCAAAAGTATGGATAAAGACTTTGTGGCTGCCACAATTCAAGCCATCGGCCGCTGCGCTACCAATATCGGTGAGGTGAGGGACACGTGTCTGAACGGCCTGGTGCAGCTGCTGTCCAACAGAGACG AGTTGGTGGTAGCCGAGTCGGTGGTGGTTATCAAGAAGCTGCTGCAGATGCAGCCGGAgaaacacagtgacatcatcaagcACATGGCGAAACTAACGGACAACATCCAG GTGCCGATGGCGCGGGCCAGTATCCTGTGGCTGATTGGAGAATATTGTGAGCACGTACCTAAGATCGCCCCGGATGTCCTGAGAAAGATGGCCAAGTCGTTTACTAACGAGGAGGACATCGTCAAGCTTCAGATCATCAACTTGGCTGCAAAGCTCTATCTAACCAACTCCAAACAG ACCAAACTGTTGACGCAGTACGTTCTGAACTTGGCCAAGTATGACCAGAACTACGACATCCGTGATCGGGCACGCTTCATTCGTCAGCTCATTGTGCCCACCGAGAAGAGTGGAGCCCTTAGCAAGTACGCTAAGAAACTGTTTCTCGCCCTCAAGCCAGCACCTATCCTCGAGTCTCCATTTAAAG ATCGAGACCACTTCCAGTTGGGTTCATTGTCCCACCTGCTGAATGCCAAGGCTGGGGGCTACCAGGAGTTGCCTGACTGGCCTGAAGCCGCCCCAGACCCCTCCGTGCGCAACGTGGAG GTGCCTGAATGGACCAAATgtagcagcagagagaagaggaaggagaagaaagtgGAGAAGCCGTTTTACTCGGACTCAGAGGGAGAGTCTGGGCCGACCGAGTCCGCAGATAGTG AGTCGGATTCTGCCAGCGAGTCAGAAAGCGGCAGCGGCAGCGAACAGAGCGGGTCGGGATCAGAGAGCGAAGAGAGCGAGGAAGGCTCCGagtctgaggaagaggaggaggaagaggaagaggagaaggagaagaagaagaaaaagaaagaatttaAGAAGCCGGTGCACGAAAGCGAAAG TGACTCAGAGTCCGAATCTGACGAAGAGGATGAAAGCGAGTCTGAGAGCAGCCAATCGGAGTCCGAAGAATCCGAGTCTGAGGCCGag GCGGCTGAATCCAAACCTCCTCCTAAACCTGTCAAaaaagagagcaagaaagagaagaaagaaatgtcTCTACTCGACCTTGATGATT TCGAACCTGCTCCGTCTCCTCAAGTGACGCCCGTCAACTCGTTCCTGTCAAACAGCCTGGTGACCGACCTGGAGGGATTATCTCTGTCTGACGCTGTTCTCTCCCCGGCA GCCATCACTCCCTCCAGTGCGTTGAAGAGCTACGAGCTCCTGCACCGCATCACAGGCGAGGGTCTGTCGGTGGAGTACTGCTTCAGTCGGCAGCCGTTTAACTCGGATGCTAACATGGTGGCGGTGCAGATGCAGTTCACCAACAACGCCACCTCCGACACCAAGAACCTGCACATGGAGGATGTGAAGCTGCAGTCTGGGATGAGGGTCAAAGAGTTCCCAGAGATCG agctgctgccaGCGGGCGAGACGGCCACAGCTGTGATGGGCATCGATTTCTGTGACTCGACACAAGCGGCAAACTTCCAGCTGTG CACTCACACCAGGAAATTCTTTGTGTCGATCCAGCCGCCCGTCGGAGAGCTGATGAAGCCGGTGTTTTTGACAGAGAATGAGTTTAAGAAGGAGCAAG GTCAGCTGATGGGTATGAATGAGATCACGGAGAAGCTGACCCTCGACGTGAAGTGCCGGAACGAACACACTATCGTCCAGAAGGTGACCACGGCCGCCAACCTCAGCAGAGTCCCCTGTGGCTCGGATAAAGAGTGCAG